TCCGCAGCCGTCAGATGTTGATGGAGTCGCTGCTTAGGTTATTGGCCCGCAAGGAGTTCGATGACATCTCCATCCAGGAGATCGCCGATGAAGCCACCCTGAACCGGGCCACCTTTTATCTCCATTACCCCGACAAGGACGCCCTACTGCAGGCCATGACGGGGGCCCGCTTCCGCGATCTGATCGCGCGACGCGGCCTTTCCTTCACAAACTGCGATGGAGCGCTGCGCGCCATTGCGCTAGGCGTCTGCGATTACCTAGCCGAGAGTACAGGCTGCCCTGGTCAGTTGGCCAAGATGCCGCTCGAAGGTTCCATCATTCCGGTCGTGGAGGGCATGTTTCAGGAAGGCGCCGCGCATCATGCGATGGCACCTGGCGTTGATCCCAAATTGCAGGCAACCACAGCTGCCTGGGCCATCTTCGGGGCCGCGCGACGGTGGTATCAGACTCCCGACCGCATTCCCGCCGAGGAAATGGCTGCCAAGATTGAAGCGATGGTGAAGCCGATCTTCCTTACCGCTTCCATCTAGGTTCGTCACCAATTTCACGAACTCTACGAAAACATTCCACGTACGATCAGTTACATTGACTCACCCACCCGCTACCGCGGGCGGTTCTGCAATCGTGCTTCGGCTGCGGCCCGGATCGACTTGGGCAGTGGGCACGATTTCCGCGTACGCCGGTCCATATGGACACCGGTCAGTTCCGTTACCGCCGCGACCTGGTTCATCTGCACATTTCTCATCTCGTGCTGGAAGCGAATGACCTTCTCGCGGACTTCGAGTATCTCCGAGCGTACTTCGACTACGTCGCCGGCTAGCAGCTCCTGCTTGTAGGAAGTATTCTGCTGCACGGCCGCCATTCCGCACTGCTGTTCCTCAATATACGAACGGGTGATTCCCAATTCGGCGAGAAGGCTCCAGGTGGCTTGGTCGAATTTGCCTGTGTACCACATCACGTTCATGTGGCCCATCTGGTCGCATTCCCAGGGATACACCACACCCTTGTAGGTAACCGTCTGCATTGCGCGTGAACTCCATTGAGAATTCGCCATTGCTGGACAAGAATCACTCCATCTAACCATCCTGAGCGGAGGAGGGTTCTTGTACCCCAAGAACGAACACCGCGTTCTCGGGGACCCCACATTCCCGCGCGCTTTCACCAGCGCAGGAGACCGGAGTCGAAGGATCTTGTGGTTGTTTTTGACTTTCCTTTGCGGTGATCCGGCCGTCGAGGTGGAATTCGAGTCCGTATTTGTCTTCCCATTCCGAGATCAGATCGCGCCACTTGGGTTTCATCTTCGTGACTAGAGCGTTCTTGGCGAAGGGTGCGCCACCCGTCCAGAGGAGTTCTTGCAATTACCTTTCGAGGATCTCTTTGTAAGCGTTAAATGCTACCTTCTTGGGTTGTATCGGAAGAACTGTGTCATAGCTGCGCGTGTTGTTGCCTACGAGCGGTAACTCCAGGATTGGGATCATGCCCTTGCCGAAATCGGCATAGATCGGCAGCAACATGGCGAAGTTGTCATTGACGTCGCTCTGCGTGAGTGAAACGTGGAGTTTGGTTTTGCCTTCGGTCCCCGGTGCTAGTTCGTAATTGAAGTTGTATTTCGGCACCTGCGTCCCGTACACCCACTCATTGAAGAACCAGTCAAGGCGACCGTTCCTCTGTAAGTCCATAGCCTTGGTAATGTGTTTTTCAGCGATCGCTTTGAACGATTCCGTCGAAGCCGAGCCGTCCTGATGGCTGGCCACAAAGTCATGCATCATGTCGATGAAGGCTTTGTCGTGATCCTCAGAGCTGTACATCATCGAACGAAGCATAGCGAGGATATAGGCGCCCTTCGGATACGTGATGTTCTGATATGCATCTTCGGTTCGTGGCGACATCAGCCTTAGGCCGAGCCATAATGGTCCGGCGTCATTAGGAGCGATACCGAACTTATTTTTCTCGAGAATGCGCTTTTTCTGACGGTCCCAGAATTCGATGTAGTCTTTCGCCCAATCCTTGGCTTGCGCCTGCTGAAGAAACAATCCGGCAGAAAATTCGGCGAATCCCTCCGAGAGCCATTGATCGTGATAGGACGCCCAACCCACAGCGTGTCCCCACCACTGATGGGCAACTTCGTGCGGCGTTACCTCCCGCACGAACCCGGTGAACTTGTTGTCGATTGTGCCGAATAGCATCCAGCGCTGCGTGGAATCGATGTACGCCGAGATCGGCAGATACACCAGGTTCGGCCATGACTGCCCGAAACTAAAGTTAGGCTGCTCGGTGATGTAGATGTGATCGAACTGAGACTTACCGAAATAGTAGGTGCATAACTGCAATTGAGCGCGTGTCTGTTCCAGCGCGTACTTAGTCATGGAGCCCGGCGCCATACCCCGCAATGCGGAGTCCTCATATGGGCGAAGCATGTCCGGAAGCTCCGAAAGGAAATAGCCTTCGATGCTATATCCCGTTTTTGGATCGGGCAGCTCGATTTTGTGATACTCGCCGAAGTTAAAGCCTGCGATGGCGACTGGAGTGGACGTGGTCCAGTGGCTGGCAGCGAAGTCGCCTTCTGTCCACTCTTTATCCAATTTGCCGACGCTGATTACCTTGTACTTCTTAGGCACCTTGTAAGTAAGGTCATAGAGAGCCCGCTCATTGAAGCCGTTCAAGTCGGGATACCAGGACTCGCGCGCCTGCACGTAAAAGCTTCCACTGCCTGCCTTGGTTAAGACCTTGTCGCCCGAGTACTCTGCCGTGATGGAATACTCTTTTCCTGCCTCGGCGGGCTGGGGAAGAATTGCATAAAACGATCCGTCCTGCTTTCGGCTTTCCTGGATGAAATAGAGGTCACTGCCTTCCGCATCGCTCACGCGCGTCACGCGAAGATTCGGCAGCAGACGAAACCTCGCAACTCGCTCGCCGGAAACCAGAGGCGCAAAAGTAATGGTCGTAACGCTTGTCAGATGATCGTTCTTGCCGATCACCGTTTCCACTTTGAATTTCCGTGCCGCGAGAAAGCGACGCTCTTCATGCGAGCTCGCCGTGCCTGCCGTGTACTCCTGCTCGGTGTGGTCAAGATAGAGGATGC
This is a stretch of genomic DNA from Terriglobales bacterium. It encodes these proteins:
- a CDS encoding TetR/AcrR family transcriptional regulator; the protein is MAVATQPNNTAENTDPRVIRSRQMLMESLLRLLARKEFDDISIQEIADEATLNRATFYLHYPDKDALLQAMTGARFRDLIARRGLSFTNCDGALRAIALGVCDYLAESTGCPGQLAKMPLEGSIIPVVEGMFQEGAAHHAMAPGVDPKLQATTAAWAIFGAARRWYQTPDRIPAEEMAAKIEAMVKPIFLTASI
- a CDS encoding thioesterase family protein, with the translated sequence MANSQWSSRAMQTVTYKGVVYPWECDQMGHMNVMWYTGKFDQATWSLLAELGITRSYIEEQQCGMAAVQQNTSYKQELLAGDVVEVRSEILEVREKVIRFQHEMRNVQMNQVAAVTELTGVHMDRRTRKSCPLPKSIRAAAEARLQNRPR
- a CDS encoding M1 family aminopeptidase, with protein sequence MNSATVSGTVKDGTGAVIPNARIEIRGSELSQPVIVVSDGLGHFVSADLKPGTYTIRVTAEGFEPLERSLEVAANPVALDLQLAIPVAKEEVTVLGKSAKFANSDSIYQNLRNVGLGASFHVDALTVKCDAATFQLNQGTITFLAPVNGVVTGAIFLGSGHFSLKPVTGIARAEVKRRIKSDEVDEDFTQIVFRYAGAFTRALLAASKPDKEAPTPAGAAEALHHWRDSVRQRREIPLGFTEELLHGEAMENVDAEVLSALYNSARPGFFDAYVHGTKHKDLRFLYRPRGQAIPALSTPEEVALINYDPGGMDDGILYLDHTEQEYTAGTASSHEERRFLAARKFKVETVIGKNDHLTSVTTITFAPLVSGERVARFRLLPNLRVTRVSDAEGSDLYFIQESRKQDGSFYAILPQPAEAGKEYSITAEYSGDKVLTKAGSGSFYVQARESWYPDLNGFNERALYDLTYKVPKKYKVISVGKLDKEWTEGDFAASHWTTSTPVAIAGFNFGEYHKIELPDPKTGYSIEGYFLSELPDMLRPYEDSALRGMAPGSMTKYALEQTRAQLQLCTYYFGKSQFDHIYITEQPNFSFGQSWPNLVYLPISAYIDSTQRWMLFGTIDNKFTGFVREVTPHEVAHQWWGHAVGWASYHDQWLSEGFAEFSAGLFLQQAQAKDWAKDYIEFWDRQKKRILEKNKFGIAPNDAGPLWLGLRLMSPRTEDAYQNITYPKGAYILAMLRSMMYSSEDHDKAFIDMMHDFVASHQDGSASTESFKAIAEKHITKAMDLQRNGRLDWFFNEWVYGTQVPKYNFNYELAPGTEGKTKLHVSLTQSDVNDNFAMLLPIYADFGKGMIPILELPLVGNNTRSYDTVLPIQPKKVAFNAYKEILER